From the genome of Monomorium pharaonis isolate MP-MQ-018 chromosome 1, ASM1337386v2, whole genome shotgun sequence:
TCAAAAACAGTCTCGAGAGCCTTGTTTAACGGTTTTGGAGCTTCAATCGTTGATTGTACAGCTATCGTACGCGGTGTGGACGTTATCGCTGACGGATCTATCGCGTCGTTGAACGTACGCTGCACCGACGGCGACGGTAAATTCATTGCCTCGTTTGACATATATCGCATCCATTTGTTCGATTCATTTAATGCATGATCCACTGAACTgtcttttctcttattttgtaTCACATCCTTCTGGATAAACGATGTTTCGATGCCTATGTCATCGACACGCGGTTCTTCCTTTATCACGCGGACGCCGGATTTATCAACGATCTTTTGCAGCGGCTCGATGAGCGGCTCGAAGTGTCTCTTCGCCGCGATATTCTCCTCGATCATACCGGTCTTCAAAGCGCGATGTTTCTTACGAATCGATTTACTTGTTTTCTCAATCTTCTTCGCGATTTTCTCGCGCTCGCGCATATCGTTGTTCATGTTGACAGAGAGCGTCGATCGCTCACGTTTCATCCCCAACGAAATATCGATGACGACTAATTGCTCCGCAGCACCGCGAACTCGTTAAATCCTCTTCTGTATCGTCCGTTAGTAAGTGAGTTATCTTTGTCTATTACTAGGAATCTATAATCACGCTGCCAACAATCGTGACATAACGTACAAAAATCATCGTACGACATATCGGTGTTAACATGATCGTTGTACACATGCTTCATCAGGTTGGTACCATCCTGTTTAAACAGGATCAGCAGGTTTGCgttgtcgcgtataagatgtttaggGATTCTCGCGTACGACTGACAAAGATAAAAGCAGTCGACGTTCGAGTGCCAATCCATTGCAAAATACTCTTTCACGGCATCCTGCTTATCGCACGCAATATCGTCGAAGACGAAAATTGAATTTGGACGCGCTTTACTCGGCGGAATGACGTCACAGTTATTGGAGAAcgtaaaatagttaatttcaTTCATCGATCTTAACAAATTCTCCAAATACCAATATTTCGGCTGTTGCAAAGATTTcgagtacacgtacacgttctcGAAACGTACACCGTGCGGACATTCCAACAAGTTTATCATAATGTTGGTTTTACCGCAATTCGATGGGCCGCAAATAATCGGGCGTACACCCAACtagcaaaacaatatttaaaaaatgttttcaataatatttaaaaaacattttaaaaaacatttccaaaaacgttaaaaataatgagataagttcccttttttaaattaaaaaaatgttttcttaaatgtttggacaatatttttttaacctttaataaatatttgttttaaaatttaagaaaatgtttttttaacatatggtaaatgattttttaaatatttactaaacatatttacaacaaaagcaaaaaattgattgcattattaaataattttatacattcaaCGTAACTCatcaatctaataaatttctacgaCAATTTCGTAAAGGGGAGAAGactatatatacatgtttcagccaagccacgtagtacctgttagaacatatttaatttctacgcctgaaaaaacggtcacccatccaagtgtcaaccacttccgacgttgcttgacttcgaagatcgtacgcatcctaatgcttcgtgatgatccatgaatactTTATGTTAACGCACACATATTTGgtatacattatttcaatcaatgttgtcagaaggatgaaacatgtatagttaaattatatttttataaataaatataagtattacaattttctattgattttcacatatgcgaaatagtatgtgaaatatgaaaagatctatttttgctctgttcgtaaaaaaaataaaaaatagatgtcatttctaaaaaatatataattaaatattatataaatatatgtcctagattattatttcaaataattaattattgtaacataaataaatgttaaattaatattaaataaatattaattaaatattatataaatatttgctctaaattattatttcaaataattaattgttgtaacataaatattaaatcaatattaaataaacattttttaaatattttttaaaatatttttttaaaggtttaaataaatattacacaaatattaaataaatctcatgtaaatattaattattttaaacgttttattaaaatgttaaattaatattaaataaatattaattaaatattatataaatatttgccctaaatcattattttaaataattaattattaaaatataaatattaaattaatattaaattaatattttttaaatattattttaaatacttttttaaatttaaaataaattttgaataaacattaaataaatgttagataaataattttcttaaaccattatttttaataaaaaattaataatttttcaatattaaataaacattaaataaacgttttataaatatttttttaaatcattatttaaaataaataatttatataaaataaatgtttaataaatattaaataaatattatttgtacaataaacgctaataatgtaaaaataatcaaaaataaatatttaaaaaacatttataaaatattgcttgctGATTGGGTAGTAGTAGGCAGCATCGCGCCATGCTTGCGCCTCTCTCCGTCATCCCCCATTAGTCGTAACTTGTCATCGTAATTCGTAACGCATATCGTCAACGGCTGTCGCACGAATTTCATGTTTTCGGAATCTGACTGTATGGTGGAATCGAACGCCCTATTTATAGGCGAGTGAGTGCAGCGTATGCTGTATATgagtatgtgtgcgtgtgtgtatgtgaatGCAGCGTGCGGATAAAGAAAGCGCAAAGAAAGAAGATAAGCTCGTCGCGGCACGTATCAATGGCCGCGCGAAGAAGGAAGATAAGCTCGTTGCAGCGTGTATCAATGGCCGCGCGGGCGTGACGCTATACCTCGCAATGGCTAGGCGTGGTCGCTGTGTTTATCAATAGTCGGGCGCAGTTTATCGCTGTGCGTACTAATGGGCGATCGTATTGAAGACAAttgctaaattaatattaaattaatattaaattaatataattcaacataaattaacatacatacatgttttttattgtataaaattaatatattactacATGCGTTTAAAAGAGTTAGCAACGACTCAACGTTTTATTCACGTTATTAACGTTTTAACATACTTGTAACGTTCGTTCATGTACTTCTTACGTTCGTTCACATATTttccacgttcgtttcacgttcgttcatgtactttccacgttcgtttacgtacttcttatgttcgtttcacgttcgttcacgtacttcatacgttcgttcacgtacttcATACGTTTGTTCACGTACTTCTCAAgttcgttcacgtacttctcAAGTTCGTTTTACGTTCGTTCATGTACTTTCCACGTTCGTTTACGTACTTCTTATGTTCGTTTCACTTTTGTTCACGTACTTCTCAAgttcgttcacgtacttctcaagttcgtttcacgttcgttcacataCCTTTCACGTTCATTTCACGTTTGTTTTAAACATctttacgtatatgtataaccgtttttatgtacatatgtataaccATTTTACGTATGTTTAACAtctctcttatattttttgctttattcaGAACGAAACATGCCGCGATATGGGACTATTTATAGGCACGTAACATCGCGCATTGCTCAGTATCAAACATGTATCTTATACTGTCACATCCCTCCGATATACTCGAATTGAGCGCCGAGCAGTTACAATTCGTGCCGAAACCTATTTTGTTACGCGTGTGTGGGACAGGCTTCCGGAACATATAAGGGCTGATCCAGAGATTCAAAATTATCGTTGTTGCTACGAGCATTACAATCAACCGTGGCAGCGGACGCACATCGACGGACCCGCGCCGTTGATCAAAAATTGTGTCGAATGCCAGCTGTCGCAACGGTAAAACGTGGCTGTGGTCAACTGCTGAATCGCGCGATAAACGCTCTTCCTTTCGAACTACATATTCCCGGTTACCAGTTTTGCGGTCCGGGTACTCGGCTGAAAAAGCGATTGGCCAAAGGTGACCAAGGTATAAATCCGCTCGAAGCGGCGTGTTgcgaacacgacattgcgtACTCCCAGAGCAACGAGCTCGCCGACAGACACGCGGCGGACAAGATACTCGCGGACAAAGCGCTAAAACGAGTAATCGCGAAAGATTCACCTGTCGGGGAAAGAGCAGCAGCTGCTGCTGTCTGGGCAGCCATGAAAGCCAAGACGAAGATTGGTATGGGTATGAAAAAGAATTCAACGAAAAAattgacgaaaaaaaaacgtatacttCAGACTGCAAAACGAAGCGGTGCATTACCGATTTTACCAATATTGGGTGCACTCAGATCCTTGATTGGTGGAGCGGCTGGTGTGGCAAAGGCGGTGAACGACAACAAAGCTGCGCGACGTCAGCTCGAGGAGTTACAGCGTCACAATCGCGCGATGGAAGGTCACGGCTTATATCTCGCCCCTTACAAACGCGGACAAGGACTGTATCTCGCCCCGTACAAGCATGGAAAAGGtgtacagaagaaaaaaaaaacgtcaaagAAACATTAACATTACCCGCAGGTGCGACGACGAACGTACAATTGACGCAACTGGCAAAACGCACGCGTATTCCATATTTCAGAGGTGTTTTTATGCGTAATGCGTTACCGACAAGTGGTACACGTCTAAACGAGAGTGGTATCGTAAATTTGGACGATACGGCAGGCCCCGGTACTCACTGGGTGGCGTACGCAAAGAGAAATAACCGCGTCGCGTATTTCGACAGTTTCGGCAATCTTCGACCGCCTAGAGAACTAGTGCATTATTTTGGGGGCGGAGTGACAACGATCGAGTACAATCAAACGTCCTATCAAACGTACGATCAGAGCATTTGTGGACAACTCTGCCTGCAGTTTCTCCAACGCGTGTGAATTTAAAAAGCTGAACTAATACCGCAAAGACTCAGTATTTTACCACCATCATGTCGCTGACGTTTACCCTGAGCGGCAAGAGCAGCGTTCTCGCGGCACACTATTCTCCGGCTATAGATTTGAGCGACGATGACTACGAGCTCGGTCTAGCAATTTTTGAAATCTATAACACGATACCGAACGTGAATGCCTCAAACAATACGTTTTACTTTGACGAAGACAACACAGAAATTACGATTCCCGAGGGATCATACGAACTGTGAGCTATAAACGAATTTTTAAAACGCGCAATTTCGCGAAAACGTCCGCAACACGACGAAAGTCGTTCTGGTGACGTCACGCGTAGGGACaacgatgatgatgatgatgacggGGAGTATCCGATAACGCTTCGCGCCAACTACAATACGATGAGATGTGAGATTAAATGCGCCTACAGAATACATTTTGGTAAACCCAACAACATAGGATCGCTTCTGGGATTCTCACCGAAGCGTGGTGTATTGCTACCGCGAAAATGGCACGAATCGGACGCGTCGATCAACATAATGAACGTGAACATTATTCGCGTTGAATACAACGTGACCGCGGGCGCGTACAGCAACAATAAAAGTGTACACACGATACATGAGTTTTCACGGAGCGTGCCaccaggatataagatatcggaaaGGCCTGCGCAGATCATTTATCTGCCAATCATCGTGCGGTGCATTACGGATCTGATAATACGCGCCGTCGATCAGAACAGATGATTACTTGATTTTCGAGGAGAAGAAATCACCGTCAGACTGCACGTGCGACGACGGTTGCAACAATAACATgaacgtgagatgctcgtgCTAAACACGTCGCAGTGCGCGAAAGATAACGTTATCTCCACACCAGTTCCAACAGTCATCCGATACTCTTGCGACgacgtttaataatattcaatcgTCCTGCTGTCCCGAGAAAAAGAAGCTCAACGCGTCGaacgttaaatttttacaatctctGGGATTCGCGGTGCGAAACGTCTAATAACGATGACTGACATTCTAAACATTGGGGATGAGCCAATCTTCGACGATCGCATTGTCAAGCTCGAGACTCATACGTACAATCCGTTTGCTAACACAACGTTCGGGCACAGCGATGAGATACGAATACCCATACAGCAACAGGATCTGTACACGTTGCCATTCGAAAGTTTTCTGTACATCGAGGGAAAAGTGACGATAAAGAAACCAGCCGAGGGATTTTCGGTGGTATTGGGAAATAATTGTGTCGCGTTCATGTTCGATGAGATTCGATATGAGCTCGACGGTGTAgaaattgatcgcaacagaaatgttggaataaccagcacACTGAAAAACTATGCAACGCTGTCGTCAAACAAAAACGTGATTCTGAGAAACGCCGGCTGGATTTCCGGCTGGGACGTGAatggatactttaatttttgcgtacCGCTCAACATGTTGTTGGGGTTCTGCGAGGATTACAGACGCGTGGTGATCAACGCTTGTcacgaattaattttaatacgtgCGCGTAACAACAGTCTGATGGGAAGTTCGGAGTTGGAACCCACGATTGATATATTCAAGATACAATGGCGCATGCCTCACGTGCTGCTGAACAAGATGCATAAGTTGTCGATGCTGCGTACTCTGGAGAGCGGACGGTACCTGAGCATGGCTTTTCGTTCGTGGGATCTGTACAAGTTTCCGCTATTGCAGCAAACAACTAAGCATTCGTGGGCCATCAAGACCGCTACTCAGCTTGAGAAGCCGCGATACGTCATCTTTGCTCTGCAGACGGGTCGAAAGAACATTGTGTCCGAGGACCCAAGCCGATTCGATCATTGCAAATTGACAAACGTGAAGCTGTATCTGAACTCGGAATGTTATCCGTACGACGATATGAACttggatttcgataaaaataaatgggcGATTCTGTACGACATGTACGCGCGTTTCTGCAAGGGTTATTATAGATACGAGTATCTCGAGCCGAACCTCACCACTTCAACTTTTTTACCTAACGGTCCGTTCGTAATCATCGACTGCTCTTGACAGAACGAATTGGTCAAGAGCGCTACCATGGACATGCGCATAGAATTTGAGTACAAAGAGAATGTGTCGACGAATACCACCGCGTACTGCCTCATCACGATCGTGTGATACAGTACAACCCGTTGACCAACGTTGTGCGCAAAATCATCTAAGTGCGGCGCCACTTTTCTCTAAAACAATATCaagatgatataaaaatttataacgcgTCGAGGCGGATCACAGTATTCTCAACGACAACTGTCATGCCTGTACCAACGTTCGTAGACCTGCAAGGTTTTATCATTGgaggaaaatttattgttaaggAATTTGCCTCTCTCAAAGATGGATTTGAACTCACCCACTACTTGTTTACACCCACTTATCCATGGGAATACCTTACCAAGGCAGAAAGACGTCAGGTGGCATGGTTGAAAGTGAATCATCATGGAATATCATGGGAGGATGGATTAATTCCGCACAGCGTGGctagagatttaattacaaagGCGGTGGTGGGTACAACTGCAACCGATGATAAAATTCTTGTGTACGTCAAGGGATgtgagaaacgagaatggttgCGTGATTTGCTTCTGGACGAGGCGAGACAGGAAGCTTACGTCGAGAATATCGAGACGCATTACGAAGACATAGAACCTCTAAACAAGTTGGACATTATGTACACTTTACGATGTCAGAATCATATGAACAACTgcgctttacaaaatgtatttaagctGTTTAATTGGTGGTCTAACAAGGGGAtcttacgggtcatgggtcatcgattcttttcatacttataggatttgaagatcagtacccggactttaatttcctaaagcagtacgatgcgcttctcaaaaatactcgagaaaatcgattttgaagatttccgatatctttaagtacagaaaattttgacctatcgtcagagccgctcgtagccgagcgcacagagctctaattttgtaagcgcggagtcactggttcgattctcgctctgtccccaatttctttttaataagtcaatggagtttttttaaatcctatatcttaacatttatcaaattgaaatgctaattaattattaaatatttattcgttattttttaaataaaaattaacatctttttatttttatttaacggtaAAATACGAATAGCACACCATCTGCTCTCTTGGAACCCTTACTTCTCCCACTTTTTGCAAAACTGTTCTTTGTTCACGACTAGATGCAAGAGAATGGTGATCGACCAGGATCGATTTACAATAAACTCGACTTGTAAACTCCGACTAACGTGTTAAAGATACAGCGTAAAATGTAAGCGATAAAATAACTgaatattaatagttttaaaactatatgcaggaaaaaataattctaacaatataatttttttcgcatatttatttgttatatataaagcaTAATGTACAATATGATTCATAACGTAATTAGCTTACAGTTTACAAGActggttttttaataatttcattacacATTTTACTTGTCATATAAagcatcatatacaatattatcaaaaGCAATTAGCTCGCACTCTACGAGAcatgttttatcatatttttcgcgTAATAACTTTGCAGCGTCGCTTTTATTAGTGACATGATTTTGAcgcaaaatagtaataaacttCTTATATTTATCGCTCACGCTGTACGTATGTTGATCCAATTGATGACATACATAATCAACACAATCTTCAAGTTCATATAAGAACAGTAAGGTTGACGGCTtcatgtacatataattatcgTGCAACactaactttataatattttcatcgcgtatttttacaagttttataaTCAGATCGCGAACTGCAAATCTTGAAGATACTGCACAAATCGTTGTGCAGTCAAATAAAGTTGACTGCACAAATCGTTCAATATCTGCACGTTGCTCCATAAACGTTTTCCATGTTGCGTATGGCAAAATTATCTGATTGCCTTTGTTGTCGCCAAGCAGTATTTCCACATAGGATATAGGTCCCACGCCGATTCCAATATCCAAGTATTTGTATACTGTGGCAGTCAAGGCGTATCTCTTACCCAAGATGCGTGGAGTATAACGCGGCTGCGATAATGctctgtaaaaagaatatagctcgctatagaaaaatataagatttaaatatataggagattttaatttaattataaaatacttacggtttatcGTACACCTCGTTCTGTTggatcggaacgtaatagttcatGCTATACGTTTCGGGAAGCTTTTGAAGTCTGTCTTCCACCGACTGAGGAGCAACGTTGTCGAGAAGTTTTGCTGTCCGTCTTGTAACACGCGAGTGATGTGGTACCGTTGTCAGAactctttttatattgtacacccctccacaaattttttaatcctttgtCTCAACTGAAACACCCCCGACAAAATTACAGCGTTGCCGACGTTTAAATCACGTGATCATCTAGAGCCAATCACGTGAAAACATGTTCAACGTATGAAACGCTTATTGCAACGTTGCCAAATCTACAGCAGTAGAGAATCCCACCGCTCTTTTCTCGCGTAACCAAAACCGACATAGTATGAGGGGGAAGGAGGTAGAGAGTGAAATTTTTTGATACCCCCTAATAAAAACATCCTGAGTAAGAGGATAGTACCCCATGGGTGGGAGCGAGAGCGCGCAAtgggagtgagagagagaacgcgTGTCGCGATCTTTTACCCGCGACATAAGGGGGGTAGAaagcgatatttttttatatccccttataaaaaacatatcaaGTATTTCAAAGGCACCGCAAAATTTACTTCTGATAAGCGGTTCTTCCCGGAGCCCCCGGGTGACGTCACCCCTCCCCGCCGTAACACCTCCCGCGCCCACAAGTTCCCCCCCGCACCCCCGCACCCCGCACCCCCGCACCCCCCTCAGAGCTCCCGGATTAGAACCGGCCTAGTATTCCTACTATTAAATATGCatgcagcaatattggcagCAATTTGCACAACGTGTGCACCGCTATGCGCCAAATCAGATTGTTCAAACTTTCGTTAACGTTTTGCATAAATCTACCGACGCATCTCTCcagtaaattatcactagaaagttgttcaaatattggacgaatggctttaatcacatcattgtccagtggcgatttatgttgatattgctcCAATTCGAGCACTTGAACGCACGATCCCGTTTTACTCAACTCTCTGTAATTCCGGCATTTTTGCAGATATCAATATAAAACTCTCaggatatattctcgaaacttgaagcttcaagaaaatgtaattaaaaaaatcgatttttttaaccCGCTAGGTTGATGTAACTTAAACCTCTTAAAAATTCTCTCATTAAATTGATGAATTCTTCGTCGGACTGGAAGGTGCAACTCGGAAAGGCGCAATGCGTCATAAACAATACGCATCACTCGTCGATCAACGATACGCCGTCGCGTTTTATGCTGGGATACGATCAGCATACAATCATTCCGATTCAATCTTATCACGCTTAACTCACGTTTGGTCCGAAAGCGAAACATCGGTGGAATCTCGAACAGACGCCAGAAAGCTCGCCGTGGACGCGTCTGACACAGTGAaacgttataataaagaatatgtaGACCGCCGAGCAAACAAACCGGCCCCGTATAAATGTGGCGACTACGTAATGATTCGTGATACGCGAGTCAAGCCTGGCCAAAGCTCGAAATTTAAGCCGAAGTACAAGGGACGCTACGTGATTAGTAAAGAACTCGGTTACAATAGGTACGTGGTAAAGGATATATCGGGTTTTAACCACACCACGAAACCCCTCCATACCATACTATCCGCAGATAAACTTAAGCCGTGGATTAAACTGTGATCTCCGAATTACTTTGTGCCTTAGTATATGCCGCTTACGGGTATACGTTTACCGTTTAAGTATACTAGCGTTTATCATAAGTTTAGCGTAAGTTTACTATAGTTtgtattaaagtttattttcttgTGTAAATGCTTTAGTTGTAATAACAGTTATAAGTCTTTGGCTGTGCCTAGTGTGGTGGGTTAGTTAGAAATCTGCGATTCAAACGTCGGGCCggcaaatatgtataaatcgcCTGTCAacacatttaataaatgtcgTTCCAAATTTTGTACATGACTTCGAGACGAAGTCAAAGTCAGAACGGCCGAGCTGTAACAATAGCGCCAATGTCTCTAGCATGTTAGATTAGTTTAAGGTGGTAATTGTATCTGAGCCCGCTGGCGCCTTCGATGGCAACGAACGGGGCGCTTTTGCGCCGGAAGCGATCACCGACAGTCTTCCACGCGACGAGTCTGTAGCCGGACGAAATTGAAATACACTCTAGTGCAACTCAACTACATAGTCACGACTTTTTTCCCCGACTTCCTCGACTCGATCATCCTCGTGCCACATCCGCCTCGCTTCGAAATTTCCGATCCTCGATACTTACCTCGTCTTCATCTCTCTGGACTCGACTCGATCTTTACagtatcatgcgtgaaacggaacgcatgTAACTGTTATGTGACAAttagataacatgttatataacatgttatattgctgagtcggaaattgtaacttacatgtaagttacgtgtaacaTCAGAGTaatgtaacctgttatattcggttacattgctgttacattgctactatataactgtgttcactgggtatgtactacaatatataaaaaattcaaggaaattgagcttttttttatataaattgtgcgGGATCCTTtgtatacacatttttttatttcgagacAAAACACAACTGATACAACAAATCAACCGTTTTTTAtaccatataaaaatttatttgcttaaatctatcttttttttataataattaaaaaacaaaaaatatttaattgaccTTATTCAAGCAAAATGTCgctttaattgttaattaactaataattttttgtttttgtatttgtaaaagaatctattaatagaaatttatgcGCGTTAAAGtcttaattatgtttaattaatcataCATTACTTGCATGAGagtttagttttataaatttgttacgtttatttatcaaaactaatttgtaaaacaaatacttttatcatttataaattttataacaatttatttatttaaaaaaacatttaaaaatgaacttttttttcaaatggcgccattttacgaattttaattttttaata
Proteins encoded in this window:
- the LOC118646585 gene encoding uncharacterized protein LOC118646585, whose protein sequence is MTDILNIGDEPIFDDRIVKLETHTYNPFANTTFGHSDEIRIPIQQQDLYTLPFESFLYIEGKVTIKKPAEGFSVVLGNNCVAFMFDEIRYELDGVEIDRNRNVGITSTLKNYATLSSNKNVILRNAGWISGWDVNGYFNFCVPLNMLLGFCEDYRRVVINACHELILIRARNNSLMGSSELEPTIDIFKIQWRMPHVLLNKMHKLSMLRTLESGRYLSMAFRSWDLYKFPLLQQTTKHSWAIKTATQLEKPRYVIFALQTGRKNIVSEDPSRFDHCKLTNVKLYLNSECYPYDDMNLDFDKNKWAILYDMYARFCKGYYRYEYLEPNLTTSTFLPNGPFVIIDCS